One region of Candidatus Bathyarchaeota archaeon genomic DNA includes:
- a CDS encoding thioredoxin family protein, with amino-acid sequence MFETDKKQELDTQLAANRRLLVLFYSKWCPYCQRFLPAYELETKTCKEPMAYVRLDDNNNPLWDEYDIGAVPTVILFENGKVSVRLDAKLGSGLNASQFKKWFAELKLA; translated from the coding sequence ATGTTTGAAACTGACAAAAAACAAGAGCTAGACACGCAATTAGCTGCAAATCGGCGGTTGCTGGTTTTGTTTTATTCCAAGTGGTGCCCCTATTGTCAAAGGTTTCTGCCTGCATATGAGTTAGAAACCAAAACCTGCAAAGAACCCATGGCGTATGTACGGTTAGACGATAACAATAATCCGCTATGGGACGAATACGACATCGGAGCAGTCCCCACAGTCATCCTCTTTGAAAACGGCAAAGTCAGCGTCCGCTTAGACGCAAAATTGGGTTCTGGTCTAAACGCAAGCCAATTTAAGAAGTGGTTTGCTGAGCTCAAACTTGCTTAA
- a CDS encoding ATP-binding protein yields the protein MEKETNRFCDAWVDSFISSNDKAVDLFVNLDEGYSLNKVVYDSEGKPVDFIVVYVNDECERIIGLKREDIVNRPISQAIRGIEKPDNPIETVGMVAKTGKPAKFEVYLQPLNRWVSVYAYSPKKDYFVAVFHDITKNQQAEDALRKSEEHFRSVLDSSADVIYRFNLQTNRYEYMSPSISALGFEPQEMTAMTNDEVLSRVHPQDLPSLKKEIERCFKTGKGFSEYRFKGKDDQYRWWSNQMILIKDATGKPLYRDGAVRDISKSKKIEEDLKVATELLSKENEGLSKLHEISLQFVSEENMQGLLNTILKASIEITHADMGTIQLCEKGNTLRIVAHQGLDQDFLDFFYDVDEDTPAVCSAAMKNKRRVFVEDLTKNPLIVNAASLDVQLKAGVRAVQSTPLFSRFGRFLGIISTHYKTPTKPDKTDLRLLDLLVRQAADYIERIYNEQKLEAYKNNLEFMVEEKTQQLKDSERLAAIGQTAGMVGHDIRNPLQAIVSELYLAKENIRDAPESNCKSELIDSLNFIQQQVDYMNKIIADLQDYARNTAPTVSKVNLEGIIQDAFVGMQIPDNIKVILKIEPDIELISDRDYLRRVTTNLSTNAIQAMPKGGELTVEVKKQKRNKIQITVADTGEGIPEEVQDKLFRPLFTTKSKGQGLGLAVVKKFVEQLGGTITFQTKEGRGTQFKIELPLRYKAPETI from the coding sequence TTGGAAAAAGAAACCAACCGTTTTTGTGATGCATGGGTTGATTCTTTTATTTCAAGCAATGATAAAGCGGTTGACTTATTTGTCAATCTTGATGAGGGTTATTCTCTTAATAAAGTGGTTTATGACTCTGAGGGTAAACCGGTTGACTTCATAGTAGTCTACGTTAATGATGAATGTGAGAGAATTATCGGCTTAAAACGAGAGGATATAGTAAATCGCCCAATTAGTCAAGCAATACGGGGTATTGAAAAACCGGATAATCCGATAGAAACCGTGGGTATGGTAGCTAAAACGGGTAAGCCCGCTAAATTTGAAGTTTATCTGCAACCGTTAAACCGATGGGTATCAGTTTATGCTTACAGCCCTAAAAAGGATTATTTTGTTGCAGTTTTTCATGACATCACTAAGAATCAACAGGCAGAGGATGCCCTGCGAAAAAGTGAGGAACATTTCCGCTCTGTTCTGGATAGCTCGGCGGATGTTATTTATCGATTTAACCTTCAAACAAACCGATATGAGTACATGAGTCCATCGATTTCGGCTTTGGGATTTGAACCCCAAGAAATGACTGCAATGACCAACGATGAAGTGCTTTCAAGGGTTCACCCCCAAGATTTGCCCTCCCTAAAAAAGGAGATCGAACGTTGCTTTAAAACAGGAAAAGGCTTTTCCGAGTACCGTTTCAAGGGTAAAGACGACCAATATCGCTGGTGGTCTAACCAAATGATTCTAATCAAGGATGCCACTGGAAAACCCCTCTACCGAGACGGCGCTGTGAGAGATATTTCGAAAAGTAAGAAAATCGAAGAGGACCTAAAGGTTGCAACAGAACTTTTAAGCAAAGAAAACGAGGGCTTATCAAAGCTACATGAAATAAGTTTACAATTTGTAAGCGAAGAAAACATGCAAGGCCTGCTCAATACCATTCTCAAGGCAAGTATCGAAATAACCCATGCGGACATGGGCACAATACAACTATGTGAAAAGGGCAACACTTTACGGATCGTTGCGCACCAAGGGTTAGATCAGGATTTTTTAGATTTCTTTTATGATGTTGACGAAGATACGCCTGCAGTTTGTAGCGCTGCGATGAAGAACAAACGTCGTGTATTTGTGGAGGATTTAACTAAAAATCCCCTTATTGTAAACGCAGCCTCTCTTGATGTTCAATTAAAAGCTGGTGTTAGAGCGGTTCAGTCGACACCGCTTTTTTCGCGGTTTGGCAGGTTTTTGGGAATAATTTCTACTCATTATAAGACTCCCACTAAGCCCGACAAAACGGATCTGCGGTTGCTGGATTTGCTTGTGCGGCAGGCAGCTGACTATATTGAACGCATATACAATGAGCAAAAGCTCGAGGCGTATAAGAATAATTTGGAATTTATGGTTGAGGAGAAAACGCAGCAGCTTAAGGATTCTGAGCGTCTGGCTGCGATTGGTCAAACTGCCGGTATGGTGGGGCATGACATCCGCAACCCCTTGCAGGCAATAGTTAGCGAGCTATATCTTGCGAAAGAAAATATTCGTGACGCGCCTGAAAGCAACTGTAAAAGTGAGTTAATTGATAGCCTCAATTTCATACAGCAACAAGTTGACTACATGAATAAGATTATCGCGGACCTGCAAGATTACGCGAGAAACACCGCTCCAACCGTAAGTAAAGTTAACCTCGAGGGCATCATACAGGACGCCTTTGTAGGCATGCAAATTCCCGATAACATCAAAGTCATATTAAAAATCGAACCTGACATTGAACTAATATCTGACCGCGACTACCTCAGACGAGTAACCACCAATCTAAGCACCAACGCAATCCAAGCCATGCCCAAAGGCGGCGAACTAACCGTGGAGGTAAAAAAACAGAAACGCAACAAAATCCAAATTACCGTAGCCGACACGGGCGAAGGCATCCCTGAAGAGGTTCAAGATAAGCTGTTTAGGCCCCTGTTTACAACAAAATCAAAGGGGCAAGGTTTGGGGTTAGCTGTGGTTAAAAAGTTCGTTGAGCAGTTGGGTGGAACAATTACTTTTCAAACTAAGGAAGGCAGAGGAACCCAATTCAAAATAGAGCTTCCCTTAAGGTACAAGGCACCAGAAACTATCTAA
- a CDS encoding HisA/HisF-related TIM barrel protein, with product MTSLKIIPVIDILNGKVVHAVRGQRSQYQPLQSSLTPSTEPAQVTATFKALGFSEVYVADLDAIIDCANDFSDLKPLLTSGVSLMVDAGITSLDRAQKLLKTGIDKLVIGTETLQNKRFVAEAVAEFGSSHVVVSLDLKGETVLTKASFDGSHDALTLLGEFKAMGVRQVIVLDLLRVGSGEGVNKELLKRVTALGGLDVYAGGGVRNIEDLIELQKIGLKGALIATALHTGKITVADLKQNGFL from the coding sequence GTGACAAGCCTGAAGATTATCCCCGTCATCGACATCCTAAACGGCAAGGTGGTCCATGCAGTCCGAGGACAAAGAAGCCAATATCAGCCGCTTCAAAGCAGCCTCACGCCCTCAACCGAACCAGCCCAGGTAACTGCAACATTCAAGGCTCTTGGGTTTAGCGAGGTGTATGTTGCGGATTTAGACGCCATCATTGACTGCGCAAACGACTTCTCAGACCTCAAACCACTCCTGACCTCAGGGGTCAGCTTGATGGTGGATGCAGGCATAACCAGCCTAGACCGCGCCCAAAAACTCCTAAAAACAGGCATCGACAAACTGGTCATTGGAACCGAAACCCTGCAAAACAAACGCTTCGTAGCTGAAGCTGTAGCCGAGTTTGGCAGCAGCCATGTCGTTGTGAGTTTAGATTTGAAGGGCGAAACCGTGCTAACCAAAGCCAGCTTTGACGGTAGCCACGACGCGTTAACCCTTTTGGGCGAGTTTAAGGCGATGGGTGTTAGACAGGTTATTGTTTTGGATTTGCTTAGGGTTGGCAGCGGCGAAGGCGTCAACAAAGAGTTACTCAAGCGGGTGACAGCGTTGGGCGGCTTGGATGTTTATGCTGGTGGGGGAGTCCGAAACATCGAAGACCTCATAGAACTCCAAAAAATAGGCCTAAAAGGCGCCTTAATAGCCACAGCGTTGCATACCGGGAAAATCACCGTAGCAGACCTCAAACAAAACGGCTTCCTCTAA